A window of Lysobacter terrestris contains these coding sequences:
- the rpoE gene encoding RNA polymerase sigma factor RpoE — protein sequence MAEKLSTPESDLDQELVRRVQRGDSAAFDALVRKYQHRIVALIGRYVADWSECQDVAQETFIRAYRALANFRGDSQFYTWLHRIAVNTAKNHLVAQNRRPPTDDVDAADAEQYDAGIRLRETATPEHELLRQEIELTVMRAVEALPEELRTAINLREVEGLSYEEIAARMDCPIGTVRSRIFRAREAIDSELSPLLDHDTNPRERAHR from the coding sequence ATGGCCGAAAAATTGTCGACCCCGGAATCCGACCTGGACCAGGAGCTGGTCCGGCGCGTGCAGCGTGGCGACAGTGCCGCGTTCGATGCGCTGGTGCGCAAGTACCAGCATCGGATCGTGGCGCTGATCGGGCGCTACGTCGCCGACTGGAGCGAATGCCAGGACGTGGCGCAGGAAACCTTCATTCGCGCGTATCGCGCGCTGGCCAACTTCCGTGGTGATTCGCAGTTCTACACATGGTTGCACCGCATCGCCGTGAACACCGCCAAGAACCACCTCGTAGCGCAGAACCGCAGGCCTCCGACCGACGACGTCGACGCGGCCGACGCGGAGCAGTACGACGCCGGCATCCGCTTGCGCGAGACGGCGACGCCCGAGCACGAACTGCTGCGTCAGGAGATCGAACTTACGGTGATGCGTGCGGTCGAAGCCTTGCCCGAGGAATTGCGCACGGCCATCAACCTGCGCGAAGTCGAAGGACTGAGTTACGAGGAGATCGCCGCCAGGATGGATTGCCCGATCGGCACCGTGCGTTCGAGGATCTTCCGCGCGCGCGAGGCCATCGACAGCGAATTGAGCCCCTTGCTCGACCACGACACGAACCCGCGGGAGCGTGCGCACCGATGA